TTCCCGCCGGAATCGTCGCATTTCGCGCGCCTTGAAGCGATAGCGCGCGGAGTGTTCGCCTGCCACGCCTTCGGCGAACTGCGCATTCCCACCGTGGAACGGCATGAGCTGTTCGTGAAATCAACGGGCGAAACAACCGACGTGGTCGAAAAGGAAATGTACGCGTTTGAAGACGCGGGCGGCCGCAGGCTGGCGCTCCGGCCGGAAGGCACTCCCGGCGTGGCGCGCGCCTGCATACAGCACAACCTGTTCGCGGTCAACCCGCGGCAGAAACTGTTTTACATAGGCAGCATGTACCGGGCCGAACGGCCCCAGAAAGGCCGCTACCGCGAGTTCGAGCAGATCGGCGCGGAGTATATCGGCAACGCCTCTCCTTCGGCCGACGCGGAAACCATCATCATGCTGGAACAGATTCTGCGCAAGGCCGGACTGGACAAATTCAGCGTGGAACTCAACAGCCTCGGTTGCGCGCAATGCCGGCCGGCCTATCGGGCCGCATTGCTGGCATACCTGCACGCTCATGAAACGGATCTGTGCGACAACTGCCGGGCCCGCATTGACAAAAACCCGCTGCGCGCGCTAGACTGCAAGCTCGACGGGCCAAAGCTCTCCGAAACCGCGCCGAAACAGGAGCTTTGCGCTGCCTGCTCCGAGCATTTTGACGGAGTGCTGGCCTACCTGCGCGACGCCGGCATCGAATGCGCGGTCAACCGGGGCATGGTGCGGGGGCTGGATTATTACACCCGGACGGTCTTTGAATTCAAGACTGCCGCGCTCGGCAGCCAGGACGCGATAGCCGGAGGCGGCCGGTATGACAACCTGCTCCAATCCATGGGCGGGCCGGATGTGCCGGCGGTCGGCTGGGCGATGGGAGTGGACCGGGCTGTTTCAATAATTTCCGAGCTGGTCAGGCTGGAACCCGGGCTGGCGGTTTATGTCATCAGCATGGGCGGCCCGGCGGACCGGCCGGCCTTCAAATTGCTGACCGGGCTGCGCGCGGCGGGCCTGTCCGCTGACGGCGGGGATTTTTCCAGAAGTTTCAAGTCGCAGCTGCGCGCGGCCGGCAAATCCGGCGCGAAA
The Elusimicrobiaceae bacterium DNA segment above includes these coding regions:
- the hisS gene encoding histidine--tRNA ligase, giving the protein MTESIRGFRDIFPPESSHFARLEAIARGVFACHAFGELRIPTVERHELFVKSTGETTDVVEKEMYAFEDAGGRRLALRPEGTPGVARACIQHNLFAVNPRQKLFYIGSMYRAERPQKGRYREFEQIGAEYIGNASPSADAETIIMLEQILRKAGLDKFSVELNSLGCAQCRPAYRAALLAYLHAHETDLCDNCRARIDKNPLRALDCKLDGPKLSETAPKQELCAACSEHFDGVLAYLRDAGIECAVNRGMVRGLDYYTRTVFEFKTAALGSQDAIAGGGRYDNLLQSMGGPDVPAVGWAMGVDRAVSIISELVRLEPGLAVYVISMGGPADRPAFKLLTGLRAAGLSADGGDFSRSFKSQLRAAGKSGAKFAAIIGENEVARGVCTLKNLETGEQRQVRQDEIAGILQTA